The proteins below come from a single Halostagnicola larsenii XH-48 genomic window:
- a CDS encoding MaoC family dehydratase, with translation MLTRDHAAMTGLYYEDLEIGKTIEHERRRTISESDNQRFCDLTMNQQPLHLDSGFAEETQFGERIVNGLYTMSLAVGISIPETTDGTIVANLSYDDVEYPEPVFHGDTIRAQSTATEKRETSDGERGVVTMCVEVFNQHDDLVCSFDRTVLSRKREHADSQSDT, from the coding sequence ATGCTGACTCGCGACCATGCTGCTATGACCGGGCTGTACTACGAGGATCTCGAGATCGGAAAGACAATCGAGCACGAGCGCCGTCGAACGATATCTGAAAGCGACAACCAGCGCTTTTGCGATCTGACGATGAACCAGCAGCCCTTGCACCTCGATTCCGGCTTCGCCGAGGAGACCCAGTTCGGCGAGCGGATCGTCAACGGCCTCTACACGATGTCGCTGGCGGTCGGCATCTCGATCCCCGAAACGACGGATGGAACGATCGTCGCGAACCTCTCCTACGACGACGTCGAGTATCCAGAACCCGTCTTCCACGGCGATACGATCCGCGCGCAATCGACCGCGACCGAGAAGCGAGAAACGTCAGACGGCGAGCGCGGCGTCGTCACGATGTGCGTCGAGGTCTTCAACCAGCACGACGACCTGGTCTGTTCGTTCGATCGAACGGTCCTCTCGAGAAAGCGCGAACACGCCGACAGCCAGAGCGATACCTAG